The following proteins come from a genomic window of Malus sylvestris chromosome 4, drMalSylv7.2, whole genome shotgun sequence:
- the LOC126617824 gene encoding short-chain dehydrogenase reductase 2a-like: protein MPAQVMPEKALHGIHGLGRDNITTTPLPKRLDGKVAIVTGGARGIGEATVKLFARHGAKVVIADVEDAVGTALANSLSPSVTYVHCDVSLEEDMENLIESTITRYGQLDIMFNNAGVLGNQSKHKSIMNFDVDEFDSVMRVNVRGAALGMKHAARVMVARGIGGCIISTASVAGVTGGLGPHGYTASKHAIVGLTKNAACELGRYGIRVNCISPFGVATSMLVNAWRMSGGDEEDEEECMDLVMPCEQEVEKMEEFVRGLANLKGQTLRAKDIAEAALYLASDESKYVSGHNLVVDGGITTSRNCVGL, encoded by the exons ATGCCTGCCCAAGTTATGCCAGAAAAAGCCCTTCATGGAATTCATGGATTGGGAAGGGACAACATTACTACTACTCCTCTCCCTAAAAG GTTGGATGGAAAAGTTGCTATAGTGACAGGTGGTGCTAGAGGCATTGGAGAAGCAACAGTGAAACTTTTTGCAAGGCATGGCGCCAAAGTGGTCATTGCTGACGTGGAGGATGCAGTTGGCACAGCCCTAGCAAATTCCCTGAGCCCTTCAGTTACATATGTTCACTGTGATGTTAGCTTGGAAGAAGACATGGAAAACCTAATTGAATCAACAATCACCCGTTACGGGCAACTGGACATTATGTTCAACAATGCCGGGGTCCTCGGAAACCAGTCGAAACACAAGAGCATCATGAACTTCGATGTCGATGAATTTGATAGCGTAATGCGGGTGAATGTTAGAGGAGCTGCATTGGGGATGAAGCATGCTGCAAGAGTGATGGTTGCTAGAGGAATCGGCGGGTGCATAATTTCAACCGCAAGTGTAGCCGGAGTCACAGGCGGGCTGGGGCCACATGGTTACACAGCTTCAAAGCATGCCATTGTAGGGCTCACAAAGAACGCAGCTTGTGAATTGGGAAGGTACGGAATTAGGGTGAATTGCATTTCTCCGTTTGGGGTTGCCACGTCAATGCTGGTCAACGCTTGGAGGATGAGTGGTGGTGATGAAGAAGACGAAGAGGAATGCATGGATTTAGTGATGCCTTGTGAGCAAGAAGTGGAGAAAATGGAAGAGTTTGTGAGAGGGCTTGCAAATTTAAAAGGTCAAACTTTGAGGGCAAAAGACATAGCTGAGGCTGCTCTTTATCTTGCTAGTGATGAATCCAAGTATGTTAGTGGTCATAACTTGGTTGTGGATGGTGGAATCACCACTTCAAGGAATTGTGTTGGCTTGTAG